In Caballeronia sp. TF1N1, the DNA window AAGCGTCGGGCGTTCGAATCTCACCCCGCAAAACGCGGCTCTGGAAGGCCTGTCACGCCGAGTCCCGTCACCGCGAAAAGACCACCCTTGTCGCGCTCTTTCTGCGGAATGCCCCACATCGGGCGGCCCATCGTCGTGACGTAAAGAATGTCGAGATTCGGGCCGCCGAACATCACGCTCGTCAGATTGCGAACCGGAAACGGCACGACACGGTCGAGTGAGCCATCGGGCGCGAAGCGCAGGATGCGCCCGCCGAACACCAGCGCGGACCATACGTAGCCTTCGGAATCGACCGTCGCGCCATCGAATGTGCCGGCCATATCGCGCGCGGAAGCAAACAGCCGCTTGTTCGATATCGCGCCCGTTTCGATGTCGTAGTCGTACGTGTACATCTCCTTGCTATACGTGTCGGTGAAGTAGAAAGTGCGGTTGTCCGGGCTCCAGCATGGACCGTTCGAACAACTGATGCCGCTGTCCAGATGCGCGATCTTGCCGTCCGTATCGAGCCGATAAAGTCCGCCGCTTTTGGTGGAACGCTGGCCGCGATCCGCAAAGTAGCGATCGAAGTCGTAAGACATGGTGCCCGCAATGAACCGCCCTTGCCGATCCACCTTGCCGTCGTTGAAGCGCGTTTCGGGATCGTCGCTTTCCGGGTCGCCGATAAACTGCACCGTCTGCGAGTCGAAGTCGTAGAAATGCAGCCCGTTCGCGAGCGCGACCACCGCGCCGCCTTGTTCACGCAGCGCCATGGAACCGATATGACGCGGCACGAAGTAGCGTTCGACCTCGTTGCCATCGGCGCGGCAGCTATAGATTTCGGCGGCGGTACTGTCGATCCAGTAGAGCTTCTCCTCCTTCACGTCCCAAAGCGGTCCTTCACCCAGATGATTGTTGGCATCGACCAGCAAGCGGGTTTCGGGCATCGTCGTCTCCTTCCTGGTTGTGGCGTGGCTACGCCTTGTCCTTGTCCGCGAGGCGGTGAGCGATCAGCGCCATCAGCCTGCGATCGCGCCAGCTACTGCGGTTTTCGATCTGATCGCGCGGCAGAACGGCGCGGCGTTCGGCGTCGAGCTTAGTCAATATCTCTTCGGGCCAGTCGAAAGGCACGCGCGTCGCCGTGATGTTGCGATACGTGCCGCCATAGCGCGCCGCGTAATCCGCGACGCCGCCTGGCGCGTTCAGATCGATCGTTTCGAACGGACCCATGAACGACCAGCGCATGGCGAGACCATCGCGCATGACCGTATCGAGGTCGGCCGCCGTGGCGTAACCCTGCGCATAGAGACTGAGCGCTTCGTCGAGCACCGCGCCTTGCAGGCGGTTGAGCAGAAAGCCCGAAATTTCACGATTCACGGTCACGGGCTTTTGTCCCGCCGCTTCGTAGATGGCGCGCGCTCGTTCGATCGCTTCGGGCGCGGTCCACGGCGCGCCGCATAGCTCGACGAGCGGCACAAGCGAAGGCGGATTCACCGGATGCGCGACGAGGCAGCGCGCGCCGCCCTTCAAGCCTTGCGTAAAGGTCGATGCAGGCAGGCCCGAGGTCGAACTGGCAAGCAGCGCATTGGGATGAGTCAGGCGGTCGAGTTGCGCGAATAGTTCGCGCTTGGGTTCGACCATCTCCGCGATGTTCTCCTGCACAAGACCCGCGTCGGACACGGCTTCTTCGAGCGACTCGCAACTCTTG includes these proteins:
- a CDS encoding SMP-30/gluconolactonase/LRE family protein, producing the protein MPETRLLVDANNHLGEGPLWDVKEEKLYWIDSTAAEIYSCRADGNEVERYFVPRHIGSMALREQGGAVVALANGLHFYDFDSQTVQFIGDPESDDPETRFNDGKVDRQGRFIAGTMSYDFDRYFADRGQRSTKSGGLYRLDTDGKIAHLDSGISCSNGPCWSPDNRTFYFTDTYSKEMYTYDYDIETGAISNKRLFASARDMAGTFDGATVDSEGYVWSALVFGGRILRFAPDGSLDRVVPFPVRNLTSVMFGGPNLDILYVTTMGRPMWGIPQKERDKGGLFAVTGLGVTGLPEPRFAG
- a CDS encoding 3-hydroxyacyl-CoA dehydrogenase, with the protein product MNPRQIAIIGTGRIGRAWAIVFARAGFSVNLHDASKDMLNGAIASIRESVDDLASFKLTDESTDAIVARIKSCESLEEAVSDAGLVQENIAEMVEPKRELFAQLDRLTHPNALLASSTSGLPASTFTQGLKGGARCLVAHPVNPPSLVPLVELCGAPWTAPEAIERARAIYEAAGQKPVTVNREISGFLLNRLQGAVLDEALSLYAQGYATAADLDTVMRDGLAMRWSFMGPFETIDLNAPGGVADYAARYGGTYRNITATRVPFDWPEEILTKLDAERRAVLPRDQIENRSSWRDRRLMALIAHRLADKDKA